A part of Pseudomonadota bacterium genomic DNA contains:
- a CDS encoding DUF3147 family protein: MLYLMIKTAITAALVVAIGEVAKRSPLFAGLVASLPLVSVLAILWLYADTGSESEVARLCWSILLMILPSLVFFVALPLALRFNLGFAVSLALAIAVTAASYWSYMTILGRFGIRL; this comes from the coding sequence ATGCTCTACCTCATGATCAAGACCGCCATAACGGCCGCGTTGGTGGTCGCCATCGGTGAAGTCGCAAAACGCTCCCCCCTTTTCGCAGGCCTCGTGGCGTCGCTTCCATTGGTTTCGGTGCTAGCCATTCTATGGCTTTACGCCGACACCGGAAGCGAGAGCGAAGTCGCGCGACTTTGTTGGAGTATCCTGTTGATGATACTGCCATCCCTGGTTTTTTTCGTGGCGCTGCCCTTGGCCTTGCGGTTCAACCTCGGCTTCGCCGTCTCGCTGGCGTTGGCCATCGCAGTCACGGCCGCAAGCTATTGGTCCTACATGACGATCCTGGGCAGGTTCGGAATCCGCCTGTAG
- a CDS encoding gamma carbonic anhydrase family protein — protein MTGNIFPYRNCLPKIAGDAFIAPTATVIGDVEIGARSGIWFGVVIRGDVNEIRIGERTNIQDNTVIHVTRNGLGTYIGNGVTVGHLAVLHACTLEDGSFVGMKATVMDGVVVEGGAMVGAGALVTQGRRVKRGQLWAGSPACHVRDLTREEREFLPDTNAHYVDLAAEYLAALKK, from the coding sequence ATGACTGGAAATATTTTTCCCTACCGGAATTGTCTGCCAAAGATTGCGGGGGATGCTTTCATCGCGCCGACGGCAACGGTGATCGGCGACGTCGAGATCGGTGCGCGCTCCGGCATTTGGTTCGGGGTCGTGATCCGCGGCGACGTGAACGAAATTCGCATCGGCGAACGCACGAACATCCAGGACAACACGGTGATCCACGTGACGCGAAACGGTCTTGGCACCTATATCGGGAACGGGGTCACCGTCGGGCACCTTGCCGTCCTGCATGCCTGTACGTTGGAGGACGGCAGTTTTGTGGGCATGAAAGCAACGGTAATGGATGGCGTCGTCGTCGAAGGCGGGGCAATGGTGGGCGCCGGCGCCCTCGTGACCCAGGGTAGGCGTGTCAAGCGGGGCCAGCTATGGGCGGGGAGCCCGGCGTGCCACGTCCGCGACCTTACCCGGGAAGAGCGGGAATTCCTGCCGGATACGAATGCCCATTACGTGGACCTCGCGGCCGAGTACCTGGCGGCGCTCAAGAAGTAA
- a CDS encoding LL-diaminopimelate aminotransferase, with amino-acid sequence MEQEFHRIRRLPPYVFAEVNAMKAKARAAGEDIIDFGMGNPDRPTPRHIVEKLIETVQDPKTHRYSNSRGIPGLRKALANYYARRFGVSVDPEIETIVTLGSKEGLANLAQAITSPGDIVLVPNPSYPIHPYGFIIAGASIRHIPLGPDMGEFMKGLERAVRHSVPPPSLLVLNFPSNPTTQVVDLDFYGQVVDFCRHHQIYVLSDLAYAEIYFECAPPPSILQIPGAKDVAVEFTSLSKTYNMPGWRIGFATGNRQLIGALARIKSYLDYGAFTPIQVAGAAALNGPQNCVEDIRQTYRKRRDVLVQGLRGAGWQVPLPPATMFVWAPLPASFAHLGSLEFSKLLLQEAKVAVSPGLGFGEYGEGYVRLAVVENEHRTRQAVRNIRTFLASSDAVLEKLQRKVAAS; translated from the coding sequence ATGGAACAGGAATTTCATAGGATCCGGCGGCTTCCGCCTTATGTCTTTGCCGAAGTGAACGCGATGAAGGCGAAGGCGCGCGCGGCGGGCGAAGACATCATCGACTTCGGCATGGGCAATCCCGATCGGCCGACCCCGCGCCATATTGTTGAAAAACTGATTGAAACGGTGCAGGACCCGAAAACGCACCGCTACTCGAACTCACGCGGCATTCCCGGCCTTCGTAAGGCGCTCGCCAATTATTACGCCCGCCGCTTCGGTGTCTCGGTCGATCCCGAAATCGAAACGATCGTGACACTCGGATCGAAGGAGGGCTTGGCCAACCTTGCCCAGGCGATTACCTCGCCCGGCGATATCGTGCTGGTGCCGAACCCGAGCTACCCGATCCATCCTTACGGCTTCATCATCGCAGGGGCGTCAATCCGGCACATTCCCCTTGGCCCGGACATGGGCGAGTTCATGAAGGGGCTTGAGCGGGCGGTCCGTCACAGCGTGCCGCCGCCGAGTTTGCTCGTGCTCAACTTTCCATCCAACCCGACCACCCAGGTCGTTGATCTGGACTTTTACGGCCAAGTCGTGGATTTCTGCCGGCACCATCAGATTTACGTGCTTTCGGACCTGGCCTACGCGGAGATCTATTTCGAGTGCGCGCCGCCGCCCTCGATCCTGCAAATTCCCGGGGCCAAGGATGTCGCGGTGGAATTCACCTCCTTGAGCAAGACCTACAACATGCCAGGGTGGAGGATCGGCTTCGCTACCGGCAACCGGCAGCTCATCGGCGCGCTCGCCCGCATCAAGTCCTACTTGGACTATGGCGCCTTCACGCCCATTCAAGTGGCCGGCGCGGCGGCGCTCAACGGTCCGCAGAACTGTGTCGAGGACATTCGCCAGACCTACCGCAAGCGCCGGGACGTGCTCGTGCAGGGCCTGCGGGGTGCGGGGTGGCAGGTACCTTTGCCGCCCGCCACGATGTTCGTCTGGGCGCCGTTGCCGGCATCCTTTGCCCATCTCGGCTCGCTCGAGTTCTCGAAGCTTCTGCTGCAGGAGGCGAAGGTCGCCGTTTCGCCAGGCTTAGGCTTCGGCGAATACGGCGAGGGGTATGTTCGCTTGGCCGTCGTCGAAAACGAGCACCGGACCCGCCAGGCGGTGCGGAACATCCGGACATTTCTTGCGTCTTCCGACGCCGTGCTCGAAAAGCTGCAACGAAAGGTCGCCGCGTCTTGA
- the glpX gene encoding class II fructose-bisphosphatase, whose product MDIKGTLERNLALEVVRVTEAAALSASLLMGRGDEKAADQAAVDAMRAALNGVAIDGTVVIGEGERDEAPMLYIGEKVGTGSGPKVDVALDPLEGTTITAKGGQNALAVVAMAEHGGFLNSPDVYMDKIAVGPGLPEGIVDLDVSPKENLQALAKAKKLDVADLVVCVLDRPRHHALIASVREAGARIMLISDGDVSGVIATATKDSGVDIYMGVGGAPEGVLAAAALCCIGGQMQGRLQFRNDDERARGERCGITNFDRKYGLSELARGDVMFAATGVTNGSMLRGVRRFAGGAYTYSTVMRSKTGTVRMIEARHNFNRKSGFEPVDR is encoded by the coding sequence ATGGATATCAAGGGAACGTTGGAGCGCAACCTCGCGCTCGAAGTGGTCCGGGTGACGGAAGCGGCGGCCCTTTCGGCCTCGCTCCTCATGGGGCGGGGTGACGAAAAGGCAGCCGACCAGGCGGCGGTGGACGCGATGCGGGCGGCGCTGAACGGCGTCGCGATCGACGGCACCGTCGTGATCGGCGAGGGCGAACGCGACGAAGCGCCCATGCTCTACATCGGCGAAAAGGTCGGCACCGGTTCGGGCCCCAAGGTGGACGTGGCGCTCGATCCCTTGGAAGGGACGACGATCACGGCGAAGGGCGGGCAGAACGCGCTCGCCGTCGTCGCTATGGCCGAACATGGCGGCTTTCTGAATTCCCCCGACGTCTATATGGACAAGATCGCCGTCGGCCCCGGCCTGCCCGAGGGCATCGTGGACCTCGACGTGAGCCCAAAGGAAAACCTGCAAGCCCTTGCCAAGGCGAAGAAACTGGACGTTGCGGATCTCGTCGTCTGCGTCCTCGACCGGCCCCGGCATCACGCCCTTATCGCTAGCGTCCGCGAAGCGGGCGCGCGCATCATGCTGATTTCGGATGGCGACGTGAGCGGCGTGATCGCGACCGCGACGAAGGACAGCGGCGTCGACATCTACATGGGGGTGGGCGGCGCGCCGGAAGGAGTCTTGGCGGCGGCGGCTTTGTGCTGCATCGGCGGCCAGATGCAGGGCAGGCTGCAGTTCCGCAATGACGACGAACGCGCCCGGGGCGAACGCTGCGGCATCACGAATTTTGATCGCAAATATGGCTTGAGCGAATTGGCCAGGGGCGACGTCATGTTCGCGGCGACCGGGGTGACGAACGGCTCGATGTTGAGGGGCGTGCGGCGCTTCGCTGGCGGGGCCTATACCTATTCGACGGTGATGCGCTCGAAGACGGGCACGGTGCGGATGATCGAGGCAAGGCACAATTTCAATCGCAAGTCCGGCTTCGAGCCGGTAGATCGCTAA
- a CDS encoding homoserine dehydrogenase, translated as MSREVKIAIAGLGTVGAGTCRILREHGELLTERCGCSLVVSAVSARDRSRERGIDLRNVPWFDDPVQMAAEADADVVVELIGGAEGIAKAICETALGRGRHVVTANKAMLAHHGLSLARQAEEKGLTLAYEAAVAGGVPIIKALREGLAGNKLRRIYGILNGTSNFILTEMRRSGREFKAVLKDAQRLGYAEADPSFDVDGIDAAHKLAILASVAFGCEMDFAGVYTEGIRHVSALDIVYAEELGYRIKLLGIVRMTEDGIEQRVHPCMVPLSVPIAYVEGVDNAIVAEGDFVGNTMFEGRGAGAGPTASAIVADLVDIARGRRLPTFSVPVGRLVKVSSAPMERHKGAYYVRLMLLDRPGVIADVTAILRDENVSLEAMLQRQRAPGSAVPIVLTTHETSEAAMRRALQKIKRLDTIAESPRMIRVEAFDDRS; from the coding sequence TTGAGCAGGGAAGTGAAGATCGCGATCGCCGGGCTTGGCACGGTTGGGGCTGGCACCTGTCGCATTCTGCGCGAACACGGGGAATTGCTTACCGAACGGTGTGGCTGCTCGCTCGTTGTCTCGGCGGTTTCCGCGCGCGACCGCAGCCGCGAGCGTGGGATCGATCTTCGGAACGTGCCATGGTTCGACGACCCGGTCCAGATGGCGGCGGAAGCCGACGCCGACGTCGTCGTTGAGTTGATCGGCGGCGCTGAAGGGATCGCGAAAGCGATCTGCGAGACGGCGCTCGGTCGTGGCCGCCACGTCGTCACCGCGAACAAGGCGATGCTCGCCCATCACGGGCTTTCGCTCGCCCGCCAGGCGGAAGAAAAGGGGCTGACCCTGGCTTATGAGGCGGCGGTGGCGGGCGGCGTGCCGATCATCAAGGCCCTGCGCGAGGGGCTTGCCGGCAACAAACTCCGCCGTATCTACGGCATCTTGAACGGTACAAGTAACTTTATTCTGACGGAGATGCGCCGGTCCGGGCGTGAGTTCAAGGCCGTCCTGAAGGACGCCCAAAGGCTTGGCTACGCCGAGGCCGATCCCTCCTTCGACGTGGACGGGATAGACGCCGCTCATAAGCTCGCCATTCTTGCTTCCGTCGCCTTCGGCTGCGAGATGGATTTTGCGGGCGTTTATACGGAAGGCATCCGGCATGTGAGCGCCCTGGACATCGTCTACGCCGAAGAACTCGGCTACCGGATCAAGCTTCTCGGCATCGTGCGGATGACCGAGGACGGGATCGAGCAGCGCGTGCATCCCTGCATGGTGCCGCTATCGGTTCCTATCGCCTATGTCGAAGGAGTCGACAACGCCATCGTCGCCGAAGGCGACTTCGTCGGAAACACCATGTTCGAGGGGCGCGGCGCCGGCGCCGGCCCGACGGCATCGGCCATCGTGGCCGACCTCGTGGATATTGCGCGCGGGAGAAGGCTTCCCACTTTCTCGGTGCCGGTGGGCCGTCTGGTGAAGGTCTCGTCGGCCCCGATGGAACGCCACAAGGGTGCCTATTACGTGCGGCTCATGCTGCTGGATCGCCCGGGCGTGATCGCCGATGTAACGGCGATCCTGCGCGACGAGAACGTTTCGCTGGAGGCGATGCTTCAGCGCCAGCGCGCGCCCGGCTCGGCCGTCCCGATCGTGCTGACGACGCACGAGACTAGCGAGGCCGCTATGCGCCGCGCGCTCCAGAAAATCAAACGCTTGGATACGATTGCAGAATCGCCGAGAATGATCCGCGTCGAAGCCTTCGACGACCGGTCATAG
- the phaC gene encoding class I poly(R)-hydroxyalkanoic acid synthase, whose translation MNDQPNSTKQPSDSSRLSENLRQIAEKSQRIVEDFLTKQAQEGDTGMAVPMSIGTAFLEMTAKMMANPAKLLEAQAELWQNYLNLWQHATRRAMGIETSPIIEPEESDRRFQSPEWQENPLFDFIKQSYLLTARWTQSLVSKAEDLDEDTARKLDFYSRQFVDAIAPTNFLLTNPEVLRATLESKGNNLVRGLNNLLKDLENGKGKLRILHTDPEAFKIGGNIACTPGKVIYQNELMQLLQFSPTTENVYKRPLLIIPPWINKYYILDLRESNSFVRWALDKGHTVFVISWVNPDEKLANKTFEDYMLEGPLEAMDAIAKATGEKELNVLGYCIGGTLLACTLSYLAAKKDRRVHSAIFLTAMVDFEDPGELSVFIDEAQIGVLEKKMEKQGYLEGHEMNATFNMLRANDLIWSFVVNNYLLGKEPFPFDLLYWNADSTRMPAAMHSFYLRRMYLENKLVKPGAIHLGGVPIDLRKIDLPIYILACREDHIAPWKSVYAATQIYKGDVHFTLAASGHVAGIVNPPTKKKYNFWTAEKNPPSPEEWLAIAKATDGSWWLDFGKWLAPKGGAKVKARTPGDGALKPVEDAPGSYAKVRVD comes from the coding sequence ATGAACGATCAACCGAACTCCACTAAACAACCCTCGGATTCTAGCAGACTATCCGAAAATCTGCGGCAGATTGCTGAAAAGAGCCAGAGAATCGTTGAGGATTTCCTTACAAAACAGGCCCAGGAAGGGGACACGGGCATGGCCGTCCCGATGAGCATAGGCACGGCCTTTCTCGAAATGACGGCCAAGATGATGGCAAACCCCGCCAAATTGCTCGAGGCCCAGGCGGAACTTTGGCAGAACTACCTCAACCTTTGGCAGCACGCGACGCGGCGCGCCATGGGTATCGAGACGTCTCCCATCATCGAACCCGAAGAATCCGATCGCCGCTTCCAAAGCCCGGAATGGCAGGAAAATCCGCTATTCGATTTCATCAAGCAGTCCTACCTGCTAACGGCAAGGTGGACGCAATCCCTTGTCTCGAAGGCCGAAGATCTGGACGAAGACACTGCCCGGAAGCTTGATTTTTACTCCCGCCAGTTCGTCGACGCGATAGCACCGACAAATTTTTTGCTCACGAATCCGGAGGTTCTCCGGGCGACGCTTGAAAGCAAGGGTAACAACCTGGTCCGGGGATTGAACAACCTTTTGAAGGACCTTGAAAACGGTAAGGGCAAACTTCGCATCCTGCACACGGATCCAGAGGCTTTCAAAATTGGCGGGAACATCGCCTGCACGCCGGGCAAGGTGATCTATCAGAACGAACTCATGCAATTGCTGCAATTTTCGCCGACGACGGAGAACGTCTACAAGCGGCCGCTTCTAATCATCCCGCCCTGGATCAACAAATATTACATACTCGACCTGCGCGAATCGAATTCCTTCGTCCGGTGGGCCCTTGACAAGGGGCATACCGTCTTCGTCATCTCATGGGTAAATCCGGACGAAAAACTCGCCAATAAAACCTTCGAGGATTATATGCTCGAAGGACCGCTGGAAGCCATGGACGCCATCGCAAAGGCGACCGGCGAGAAGGAGCTCAACGTTCTCGGCTATTGCATCGGCGGCACCTTGCTGGCCTGTACCCTCTCCTACCTCGCCGCAAAAAAGGATCGTCGCGTCCATAGCGCCATTTTTCTCACCGCGATGGTGGATTTCGAAGACCCCGGCGAGCTTTCCGTATTCATCGACGAGGCCCAGATCGGCGTCCTCGAAAAGAAGATGGAAAAACAAGGCTATCTGGAAGGTCACGAAATGAACGCGACCTTCAATATGCTGCGCGCGAACGACCTGATCTGGTCTTTCGTCGTAAACAATTACCTGCTCGGCAAAGAACCTTTCCCGTTTGATCTTCTCTACTGGAATGCCGATTCGACACGAATGCCGGCCGCCATGCATAGCTTTTACCTGCGGCGCATGTACCTGGAAAACAAGCTCGTGAAGCCGGGTGCGATCCACCTGGGCGGCGTGCCGATCGACCTGCGGAAGATTGACCTGCCGATTTATATTCTTGCCTGCCGGGAGGACCATATCGCGCCCTGGAAATCGGTGTATGCCGCGACGCAGATCTACAAGGGCGATGTGCACTTCACGCTGGCGGCTTCCGGTCACGTGGCGGGAATCGTGAACCCGCCTACCAAGAAGAAATACAATTTCTGGACGGCCGAGAAAAATCCGCCTTCGCCGGAGGAGTGGCTGGCCATCGCCAAGGCGACGGACGGTTCCTGGTGGTTGGATTTCGGCAAGTGGCTTGCGCCGAAGGGCGGGGCGAAGGTCAAGGCGCGCACGCCGGGCGACGGCGCGTTGAAGCCGGTCGAGGACGCTCCCGGCAGTTACGCAAAGGTCCGCGTGGATTGA
- a CDS encoding DUF411 domain-containing protein: protein MRILALFLLLATLLHMDSASAANPSKDAVLYKNPGCVCCDDYATYLRKRGIRVTVEATEDLALIKRRHGVPEDLEGCHTVLLDGYVIEGHVPMKALDRLFAERPKITGIALPGMPEGSPGMGGDKSGPFEVYAFSKGGSKIYAIE from the coding sequence ATGCGTATCTTGGCACTTTTTTTGTTGCTGGCAACTCTCCTGCATATGGATTCCGCATCGGCCGCGAATCCGTCGAAGGATGCTGTCCTATACAAGAACCCGGGCTGCGTCTGTTGCGACGACTACGCCACCTACCTGAGGAAAAGGGGCATTCGGGTCACCGTCGAGGCGACGGAGGACCTTGCGCTTATCAAGCGCCGACACGGCGTGCCGGAAGACCTTGAGGGCTGCCATACCGTACTGCTGGATGGCTACGTCATCGAGGGCCACGTTCCCATGAAAGCGCTGGACCGCCTTTTCGCCGAACGCCCCAAAATCACGGGTATCGCCCTGCCGGGCATGCCGGAAGGTTCTCCGGGCATGGGTGGGGATAAATCCGGACCTTTTGAGGTTTATGCGTTCTCGAAAGGCGGCTCGAAAATCTACGCTATCGAGTAA
- a CDS encoding sterol desaturase family protein gives MPDFLQANEPLIRLAAFFGVLVVMATWEALAPRRQQAVPRRTRWPNNLGIVVLNTVVLRLAFPIAAVGFALLAEAKGWGLFHALAMPWWVAVVASVIVLDLAIYFQHVLFHAVPALWRLHRMHHADLEFDVTTGLRFHPVEILLSMGIKLAVIAALGPPAVAVLVFEVLLNATSMFNHGNVRIPAGIDRALRWFVVTPDMHRVHHSILPHETNSNFGFNLPWWDRLFETYRAQPATGHEGMTIGIEQFRKPRDLWLDRMLIQPLLGPASGYPINRREGPG, from the coding sequence ATGCCCGACTTCCTGCAGGCCAACGAGCCCCTGATCCGCCTGGCCGCCTTCTTTGGCGTCCTTGTCGTCATGGCGACGTGGGAAGCGCTCGCACCCCGCCGCCAGCAGGCCGTTCCCCGCCGGACGCGCTGGCCCAACAACCTCGGCATCGTCGTCCTCAACACGGTGGTGCTCCGGCTGGCCTTTCCAATCGCCGCCGTCGGTTTTGCCCTTCTCGCCGAGGCCAAGGGCTGGGGCTTGTTCCACGCGCTTGCCATGCCTTGGTGGGTTGCCGTCGTTGCTTCCGTGATCGTGCTCGACCTTGCGATCTATTTCCAGCACGTGCTGTTCCACGCGGTGCCCGCGCTGTGGCGGCTGCACCGCATGCACCACGCCGACCTCGAGTTCGACGTCACCACCGGCCTGCGCTTCCACCCCGTGGAGATCCTGCTCTCGATGGGCATCAAGCTTGCCGTGATCGCCGCCCTCGGGCCGCCCGCCGTCGCCGTGCTGGTCTTCGAGGTGCTGCTGAACGCGACTTCGATGTTCAACCACGGCAATGTCCGTATCCCGGCCGGTATTGATCGCGCGCTGCGCTGGTTCGTGGTCACGCCGGACATGCACCGCGTCCATCACTCGATCCTGCCCCACGAGACCAACAGCAATTTCGGCTTCAACCTGCCCTGGTGGGACCGCCTGTTCGAGACCTATCGCGCCCAACCGGCGACTGGGCATGAGGGCATGACCATCGGCATCGAACAGTTCCGCAAACCCCGCGACCTGTGGCTCGACCGGATGTTGATTCAGCCGCTTCTCGGCCCGGCCAGCGGTTACCCGATCAACCGGCGGGAAGGGCCGGGATGA
- the recJ gene encoding single-stranded-DNA-specific exonuclease RecJ — translation MAEPEPGESFLGVERSLSGKRWRARLADARAGMAFSQRLDVPEIIGRVIAARGIKLEEAESFFEPTLRRLLPDPSLFKDMEKAAHRIAEAIAKGERVAVFGDYDVDGATSSALLERFFRVVGAALRVYIPDRLKEGYGPNAPALLRLREEGVSLVLTVDCGTTAFSALEAAAEASLDVVVIDHHIGEPRLPKAFAVVNPNRLDETGRNRELAAVGVAYLLVVAVNRHLRKSGWYGARPEPDLLQWLDLVALGTVADVAPLVGLNRALVTQGLKMAARRGNPGIAALADVARLDQPPTAYHFGFLLGPRVNAGGRVGEADLGARLLATEDPIEARELAGRLDALNVERQRIEAEVLEQAIARVEASAGGAIAFVYGEGWHPGVVGIVASRLRERYNRPAFVAAVTGDRAAGSGRSVPGVDLGSAVLAARQAGLVATGGGHVMAAGFTGTAQNLPKLREFLNDRIGGALARLGFVPSLDFDGALSPGAATAEFVGLLERLAPFGSGNAEPRFAFANARIAFADVVGTDHVRCVITDAAGSARLKGIAFRAVATPLGQALLEKGGVGLHVAGHLRANRWQGRDEVQLFIEDAAKARPDA, via the coding sequence ATGGCGGAGCCCGAGCCGGGCGAAAGTTTCCTGGGGGTCGAACGCTCGCTTTCGGGCAAGCGCTGGCGGGCGAGGCTTGCGGACGCGCGGGCCGGCATGGCGTTTTCCCAGCGGCTCGACGTGCCCGAGATCATCGGCCGCGTCATCGCCGCCCGCGGCATCAAGCTGGAAGAGGCGGAAAGTTTTTTCGAGCCGACGCTCCGCAGGCTTCTTCCAGACCCTTCTCTATTCAAGGACATGGAGAAGGCCGCCCACCGCATCGCGGAGGCGATCGCCAAGGGGGAACGCGTTGCCGTCTTCGGCGATTACGACGTGGATGGCGCTACCTCCTCAGCCCTTCTGGAGCGCTTCTTCCGGGTAGTGGGGGCGGCGCTCCGTGTCTATATCCCGGACCGCCTGAAGGAAGGCTACGGGCCGAACGCGCCGGCCCTTCTTCGCCTGCGGGAGGAAGGGGTTTCCCTCGTGCTCACGGTCGATTGCGGAACGACGGCTTTTTCGGCCCTCGAGGCGGCGGCCGAGGCTTCCCTCGACGTCGTCGTGATCGACCACCATATCGGCGAGCCGAGGCTCCCGAAGGCGTTCGCCGTCGTCAACCCGAACCGGCTCGACGAAACCGGCCGGAACCGTGAACTTGCCGCGGTTGGGGTTGCCTATCTTCTGGTTGTTGCGGTGAACCGGCATCTGCGGAAGTCCGGCTGGTATGGGGCGCGGCCCGAGCCCGACCTTCTCCAATGGCTCGACCTCGTCGCCTTGGGCACGGTCGCCGACGTCGCCCCCTTGGTCGGCCTCAACCGCGCTCTCGTCACCCAAGGCTTGAAGATGGCCGCCCGGCGCGGCAATCCCGGCATCGCAGCACTCGCCGACGTGGCGAGGCTCGACCAGCCGCCTACCGCCTACCATTTCGGGTTCCTTCTGGGGCCTCGCGTGAACGCCGGCGGGCGCGTCGGCGAGGCAGACCTTGGCGCCAGGCTGCTGGCAACCGAAGACCCGATCGAAGCGCGCGAGCTTGCTGGCCGTCTCGACGCCTTGAACGTTGAGCGCCAGCGGATCGAAGCGGAGGTCCTGGAGCAGGCGATCGCAAGAGTCGAAGCCTCGGCTGGCGGCGCGATCGCCTTTGTCTATGGGGAAGGCTGGCATCCGGGCGTTGTCGGCATCGTCGCCAGCCGGCTTCGGGAACGCTACAACCGGCCCGCCTTCGTCGCCGCGGTGACCGGGGATCGTGCCGCCGGCTCGGGCCGTTCGGTGCCGGGCGTTGATCTCGGCAGCGCCGTCCTCGCCGCCCGCCAGGCCGGCCTTGTCGCAACCGGCGGCGGGCACGTCATGGCGGCGGGCTTCACAGGCACCGCCCAAAACCTGCCGAAGCTCCGGGAGTTCCTGAACGACCGCATCGGCGGGGCTCTTGCCAGGCTTGGCTTCGTCCCTTCCCTTGACTTCGACGGGGCGCTTTCGCCGGGGGCGGCGACGGCCGAGTTCGTCGGCCTCCTCGAACGTCTCGCCCCCTTCGGCTCCGGCAACGCCGAACCGCGGTTCGCCTTTGCCAATGCCCGCATTGCCTTTGCCGACGTCGTGGGCACCGACCACGTCCGCTGCGTGATCACGGACGCCGCCGGCAGCGCCCGGCTCAAGGGAATCGCCTTCCGCGCCGTGGCGACGCCGCTCGGCCAGGCCCTGCTCGAAAAGGGCGGGGTGGGGCTGCACGTGGCCGGCCACCTGCGGGCCAACCGCTGGCAGGGGCGGGACGAAGTCCAGCTTTTCATCGAGGACGCCGCGAAGGCCCGCCCGGATGCCTAG
- a CDS encoding OmpA family protein — protein sequence MRIALGVFLFTLAGCSQVPDAANPIEWYKGVAGWFEDDEAYAEGSGALDLALERERQAAEDEAFPNLSEVPPRPPVYDPGQAAEVTKGLVADRARAQYSDETIRLQSEMDKALPPPRPRPVPKEAPPPAAAPRSPVTVAGELSEPRPMPNDSLTPLGEQTGTLTAKAPPPPVFSQAPQPGVPSRQSVMASPRPTAIAPRPIAPPEMVAASLQIPNSEIVPSLPYFPASANELNQTMQQYLTQSAARTLPANMQQEAFSPLPAGQALPPLEELPRNGVAGGGLAAPSALIASTAPGAPQPLETFDQTTVGMSMLVATIPFEIGSSSLDANDRAVLNDVVGLFRQNGRSVRVVGHASSRTRDLDPTTHQLTNLNVSVDRANRVAKELMRLGVPPEKIYVGAKSDSEPLYYEVMPSGEAGNRRTEVYIDY from the coding sequence TTGCGAATTGCTCTGGGGGTGTTCCTTTTCACCTTGGCCGGGTGCAGCCAGGTCCCCGACGCGGCGAACCCCATCGAATGGTACAAGGGCGTCGCTGGCTGGTTTGAAGACGACGAGGCTTATGCGGAAGGGTCCGGGGCGCTCGATCTCGCCTTGGAGCGGGAACGGCAAGCTGCCGAGGATGAGGCTTTCCCGAACTTGAGCGAGGTGCCGCCAAGGCCGCCGGTCTATGATCCGGGGCAGGCGGCCGAAGTCACGAAAGGCCTGGTGGCGGACCGTGCGCGCGCACAATATTCGGACGAGACGATTCGCCTGCAGTCCGAGATGGACAAGGCCCTGCCACCGCCCCGGCCGAGGCCCGTTCCGAAAGAGGCGCCGCCACCAGCCGCCGCGCCTCGTTCGCCGGTGACGGTCGCCGGCGAGCTTTCCGAGCCGCGCCCGATGCCGAACGATTCCCTTACCCCCCTCGGCGAACAAACCGGCACGTTGACGGCAAAGGCGCCGCCGCCGCCCGTTTTTTCGCAGGCGCCCCAGCCGGGCGTGCCGTCGCGGCAGTCGGTGATGGCGTCTCCGCGTCCGACGGCGATTGCGCCGCGCCCTATCGCCCCGCCGGAGATGGTGGCGGCGTCGCTGCAGATTCCGAATTCGGAAATCGTGCCTTCCTTGCCTTACTTTCCGGCTAGCGCGAACGAATTGAACCAAACAATGCAGCAATACCTTACGCAGTCGGCGGCACGCACCTTGCCGGCCAATATGCAGCAAGAAGCGTTTTCGCCGCTGCCCGCCGGTCAGGCTCTTCCCCCTCTCGAAGAGCTGCCCCGGAATGGCGTTGCGGGGGGTGGCCTTGCGGCGCCCTCGGCACTCATCGCTTCGACGGCGCCCGGCGCGCCGCAGCCGTTGGAGACGTTCGACCAGACCACCGTCGGCATGTCCATGCTGGTGGCGACGATTCCCTTCGAGATCGGGTCCAGTTCGCTTGACGCAAACGACCGCGCGGTGTTGAACGACGTCGTCGGTCTGTTCCGCCAGAACGGCAGGTCGGTTCGGGTCGTCGGCCATGCCAGCAGCCGAACGCGGGATTTGGACCCGACGACGCACCAGCTCACGAACCTCAACGTTTCCGTTGATCGTGCGAACCGGGTTGCCAAGGAGTTGATGCGCCTTGGGGTTCCGCCGGAAAAGATCTATGTCGGCGCGAAATCAGACTCCGAACCGCTTTACTACGAGGTAATGCCGTCCGGCGAGGCCGGCAACCGGCGGACGGAAGTTTATATCGATTACTAG